In Synechococcus sp. UW69, a single genomic region encodes these proteins:
- a CDS encoding type IV pilus twitching motility protein PilT, translating to MTPVIQSPGPKAAKDGSPSLEEIVRIAHEAGHSDVHLGVGEVPRYRARGDIQGTEWPVTDADVFQGWLQEILTPQQIDAFISDKEFDGSHAFAFVRVRINLMDSLRGPAMVLRLIPQTILSMEQLNLPSVLEGLAARPKGLILVTGPTGSGKSTTLAAMIDWINRNEARHILTIEDPVEFVHESRKSLIRHREVGLHTLKFHNALRAALREDPDVILVGEIRDQETLSTALEAAQTGHLVFGTLHTNSAVKTVERVLGMYPPEEQESVRRSLSEALIGVIAQGLIKTTDGKRAAYHDILINTDACKDYIQRGALDEVEEIMERSGFDGMVTTNQSLLALVEADRIEGDQAVAVSLKPNELAQALRGRS from the coding sequence GTGACTCCGGTCATCCAGAGCCCAGGGCCGAAAGCGGCGAAGGATGGTTCTCCAAGCCTGGAAGAGATCGTTCGCATCGCCCATGAAGCCGGCCATTCCGATGTGCACCTGGGGGTTGGAGAAGTCCCGCGCTACCGAGCCCGAGGGGACATCCAGGGCACGGAATGGCCCGTGACCGATGCCGATGTTTTTCAGGGATGGCTCCAGGAAATCCTGACGCCTCAGCAAATCGATGCCTTCATCAGCGACAAGGAATTTGACGGCTCCCATGCTTTCGCCTTCGTGCGCGTGCGCATCAACCTGATGGATTCGCTGCGGGGGCCGGCAATGGTGCTGCGCCTGATTCCGCAGACAATCCTCAGCATGGAGCAGCTGAATCTCCCAAGCGTGCTGGAAGGTCTCGCGGCCCGTCCGAAGGGACTGATCCTGGTGACTGGACCGACAGGGTCTGGCAAGAGCACAACGCTGGCGGCCATGATCGATTGGATCAACCGCAACGAAGCTCGACACATCCTCACGATCGAGGACCCCGTGGAATTCGTGCACGAAAGTCGTAAGTCCCTCATCCGTCATCGCGAAGTGGGGTTGCACACGCTGAAGTTCCACAACGCATTACGGGCTGCCTTGCGGGAAGACCCGGATGTGATCTTGGTGGGCGAAATTAGGGATCAAGAAACGCTATCCACGGCGCTCGAAGCCGCGCAGACCGGCCATCTGGTCTTCGGAACGCTTCACACCAATTCAGCGGTCAAGACCGTGGAACGGGTCCTTGGCATGTATCCCCCTGAAGAGCAAGAGAGCGTGCGCCGGTCGTTGTCAGAGGCACTGATCGGAGTGATTGCCCAGGGACTGATCAAGACCACCGATGGGAAGCGGGCGGCTTATCACGACATCCTGATCAACACAGACGCCTGCAAGGACTACATCCAGCGGGGGGCCCTCGATGAGGTGGAGGAAATCATGGAACGCAGCGGCTTCGACGGGATGGTGACGACCAATCAATCCCTTCTTGCCCTGGTGGAGGCGGATCGCATCGAGGGAGATCAGGCTGTTGCCGTGAGCCTCAAACCCAATGAGCTAGCTCAAGCCCTACGGGGCCGGAGCTGA
- a CDS encoding chlorophyll a/b-binding protein, whose protein sequence is MDQPESRSDSPAPVEAEELNAWKRGFTPQAEIWNGRLAMIGLSAGIAVVLLVRVFSGG, encoded by the coding sequence GTGGACCAACCCGAATCCAGATCAGATTCCCCGGCGCCAGTGGAGGCTGAAGAACTGAATGCTTGGAAGCGGGGCTTCACTCCTCAGGCTGAGATCTGGAACGGTCGCCTGGCGATGATCGGCCTGTCTGCCGGGATCGCTGTCGTTCTGCTGGTTCGCGTGTTCAGCGGAGGCTGA
- the tsaD gene encoding tRNA (adenosine(37)-N6)-threonylcarbamoyltransferase complex transferase subunit TsaD, with product MHAVLALETSCDESAAAVLRRDDDGRIEVLASRIASQVEEHARWGGVVPEIASRRHVEALPGLIAAVVDEAGLALGQLDAIAATITPGLAGALMVASVTGRTLAALHRRPFLGIHHLEGHLASVMLGEDPPQAPYLVLLVSGGHTELIFVAVDGGMKRLGRSHDDAAGEAFDKVARLLDLGYPGGPAIQAVAETGDPTCFKLPKGRISLPGGGFHPYDFSFSGLKTAMLRTVETLRQTADPLPLADLAASFEQVVADVLVQRSLRCAEDHGVGQLVMVGGVAANRRLRQCMLERGQERGIAVSIAPLAYCTDNAAMIGAAALMRLSQNTGSTSLESGVAPRWPLDQANALYATDPPF from the coding sequence ATGCATGCGGTGCTTGCCCTCGAAACAAGTTGTGACGAGTCCGCTGCTGCGGTTCTTCGTCGTGATGACGACGGTCGGATTGAAGTGCTGGCCTCACGGATTGCATCCCAGGTGGAGGAGCACGCTCGCTGGGGTGGCGTTGTGCCAGAAATCGCCTCCCGTCGCCATGTTGAGGCCCTGCCTGGGTTGATTGCGGCGGTTGTTGATGAGGCTGGTCTGGCCTTGGGTCAGCTGGATGCCATTGCAGCCACGATCACGCCGGGGTTGGCCGGGGCTCTGATGGTGGCGTCGGTGACCGGCCGCACTCTGGCGGCATTGCACCGGCGTCCCTTTCTTGGCATCCACCATCTGGAGGGCCATCTGGCCTCGGTGATGCTTGGAGAGGACCCTCCTCAGGCTCCCTATCTGGTGCTGCTGGTCAGTGGAGGTCACACCGAACTGATTTTTGTGGCCGTTGACGGGGGCATGAAGCGTCTTGGTCGAAGTCATGACGATGCCGCTGGCGAAGCCTTCGACAAGGTGGCTCGCTTACTGGATCTTGGTTACCCCGGAGGCCCAGCTATTCAGGCCGTTGCTGAAACGGGTGATCCAACATGTTTCAAGTTGCCTAAGGGTCGGATTTCATTGCCCGGCGGGGGGTTCCATCCCTACGACTTTTCGTTTAGTGGGCTCAAGACCGCCATGCTCCGCACGGTCGAAACACTCCGACAGACAGCGGATCCACTGCCTCTTGCAGACCTGGCCGCCAGCTTCGAACAGGTGGTGGCCGATGTTCTTGTGCAGCGCAGCCTCCGCTGTGCTGAAGACCATGGTGTTGGCCAACTGGTGATGGTGGGCGGTGTCGCGGCGAACCGCCGCCTGCGCCAGTGCATGCTTGAACGCGGGCAGGAGCGGGGAATTGCTGTCTCAATCGCTCCTCTCGCGTACTGCACAGACAACGCCGCGATGATCGGTGCAGCGGCCTTGATGCGCCTGAGCCAGAACACAGGCTCGACGTCTCTTGAATCCGGGGTCGCCCCTCGCTGGCCCTTGGACCAGGCCAATGCTCTTTATGCAACAGATCCACCCTTTTAA
- a CDS encoding Photosystem I reaction center subunit III, which yields MRRLFAVVLSALLVFGFAPVAKADVAGLTPCSESARFQQRAAAATTPQAKARFEMYSKASCGADGLPHLIVDGRWSHAGDFVYPGIMFLYITGCIGWAGREYLKATRGKNAANYEIFIDRSIAIKSLLAAATWPLAAFGEFTSGKLLEDDSKVTVSPR from the coding sequence ATGCGTCGTCTCTTCGCCGTCGTGCTTTCAGCACTCCTGGTGTTCGGCTTCGCCCCCGTCGCGAAGGCGGATGTGGCTGGCCTCACACCTTGCTCAGAAAGTGCTCGCTTCCAGCAGCGTGCAGCTGCTGCCACAACGCCTCAGGCCAAAGCTCGCTTCGAGATGTACAGCAAAGCATCTTGTGGAGCAGATGGACTTCCCCATCTGATCGTTGATGGTCGCTGGAGCCATGCCGGGGATTTTGTCTATCCCGGGATCATGTTCCTGTACATCACCGGATGCATTGGTTGGGCTGGTCGTGAGTACCTGAAAGCCACCCGCGGCAAAAATGCCGCCAACTACGAAATTTTCATCGATCGCAGCATCGCCATCAAGAGCCTTTTGGCAGCAGCCACTTGGCCGCTGGCTGCTTTTGGTGAATTCACCAGCGGCAAGCTGCTCGAAGACGACAGCAAGGTGACTGTTTCACCTCGCTGA
- the psaJ gene encoding photosystem I reaction center subunit IX has translation MNKFLTAAPVVAAIWFTATAGILIEWNRFFPDLLFHPM, from the coding sequence ATGAACAAATTTCTTACAGCCGCACCTGTCGTTGCAGCCATCTGGTTCACAGCCACTGCTGGAATCCTGATCGAGTGGAATCGCTTCTTCCCCGATCTTCTGTTTCACCCAATGTGA
- the gmk gene encoding guanylate kinase, whose protein sequence is MSTSGKLTLITGPSGVGKGTLVNQLLERHPKIWLSVSATTRSPRQGEQDGINYFFHSRAAFEALVAEGGFLEWAEFAGNCYGTPRHPVEEQMAGGRPVLLEIELEGARQVRRSFPDGFQIFLAPPSFEELERRIRGRGTDSEQAIERRLIRAQEELKAQHEFDAVVTNDDLESALQQVETLMELS, encoded by the coding sequence ATGTCCACCAGTGGAAAGCTCACCTTGATCACGGGGCCGAGCGGTGTCGGCAAGGGAACGCTGGTGAACCAGCTTCTGGAACGCCATCCCAAGATCTGGTTGTCTGTCTCGGCAACCACCCGTTCCCCGCGTCAGGGCGAGCAGGACGGCATCAACTACTTCTTCCACAGCCGTGCTGCTTTTGAGGCCTTGGTGGCTGAAGGGGGTTTTTTGGAGTGGGCGGAATTCGCGGGGAATTGCTATGGCACACCTCGCCATCCTGTTGAGGAACAGATGGCTGGGGGGCGCCCCGTGCTCTTGGAGATTGAGTTGGAGGGAGCTCGCCAGGTGCGTCGCAGTTTCCCGGACGGCTTCCAGATTTTTCTGGCTCCCCCCAGCTTTGAGGAATTGGAGCGACGGATTCGTGGGCGAGGAACCGACTCTGAGCAGGCCATTGAGCGCCGCTTGATCAGGGCTCAAGAGGAGCTCAAAGCTCAACATGAATTCGATGCTGTCGTGACCAACGATGATCTTGAATCAGCTTTGCAGCAGGTGGAGACGCTGATGGAGTTGAGCTGA